GCTATTAAAGTCGTTAAAATCGACGTAGATAAAAATCAAACTTTAGCCTCTCAATATCAAGTTAGGGGTGTACCTACTATGATTCTTTTTAAAGACGGAAAACAAGTTTGGAGACAATCTGGGGTAGTGCCAAAAAATGAACTTTTGCAGATTATAAAATCCAATTAATAGAATTTTAAACATACTGGACTAGGCAAATCAACCTGGCTTACAAAACTTAGAGTACCATTCTCTGCATCTCTATTAAAAACAACAATATTGTTACTTCGTTGATTTGCTACCAGTAGATATTTCCCTGTTGGGTCAATAGTAAAATTTCTTGGCCAATCGCCTATAACAGACTCTCTACCTACCAGTTTTAATTTTCCTGTAATTTGATCTACCTCAAAAATTACTACAGTATTTTCTCCTCTGTTGGTTCCGTACAAATATTTTCCGTCTGGCGATAAATGAAGATCCGCACAATAACTTTCCCCTTTAAAATCCGAGGCTACTGTATCATAGGTTTCTTTACCATAATATTTACCCTCATCTTTCTTAAACATGGTTATTGTAGAATTTAATTCATTAATAACATAAAGAAATTCTGCATCCTTAGAGATTACAAAATGTCTAGGACCAGCACCCTCGGCAACTACTAATTCTTTTTGTTCGCTTGAAACAAACTTGCCATCAAATTCCTTATATCTTTTAATACGGTCTAAACCTAAATCCGACACTATTAATTCATCATTTAAGAAAGCTGCCATGTGCGCATGTGCCGTTCTACTTGTGTCTAATACCTTGTGGTCTATAACTTGTGGAGACGGCTTAAGATTCCCATTATCCAAAGCGCTAAATACCGCTACATTTCCTCCTGTATAATTTGCTACTGCAACTAATTTACCATCATCACTAACACCTACAAAACAGGGATGGGCGCCATGTGTAGATTGTACAGCTACTTCGGTAAGTGTAGTATCTTTTACTCTAAATGTGGTAATTGAACCATCTTCGTTTTTATAATTGTCCACCTCACTTACGGCATATAAAGAATTTTTATCCGGAGAAAATGCTAGGTAAGAAGGGCTTTTAATTTTCGCCGCTAATGATTTATTGGTCAACTCACCTGTGTCTAGATTTAAACTATATCTATATATGCCTTCACTCCCATTATCCGTATACGTTCCCACAAATAATACCTCTTCAATTTTTGACTCTTCCATTTTACAACTGTTTAAAATTACCAACCCAATAATTGCAATGAGTAAACCTACTTTATTCTTCATATTTCTAATGTTCTACTTTGAGCATACTCAACTTTGAAAGATGGAAAATAGCTCTAAATAATAAATGTATAAAAGAAATGTTCAAATATTAAGTACAATTCTTTAATGTAACAAAGCCTTCAATTTTACTACATATAAGAAAGAATGAAAAATGGGATATAGCGGACAACCAATGAAAGTAATAAAGGCAAATAGGGCCTTACTAAAAAAAAGTAAAAACTTTAGAGAGTTACGCAAAGATTATTTAAACTATTCGCAAGAAACCAAATTACACTTTAAAGAACTCACCGATGTTGAGCGTAAAATAGTACGTGATAAAATAAGAGCACAAGCGAAAAAGGATAGCCTACAAGAAATAGGAATATATATTCTTTCTATAACAATCGTTTTAGGAGCCTTTTATGCTATCTTTTATTTTGGATAATAATTTATATCCTAAAACATGATGTTTAATTCCCGTTACTTCACCCTATAATTTATCGACCATTACTTTGTAAGTAGGGTCCTCCATTACATTTACATCTATAATGTCTTCTGCATTTGCTAATAAGCGAATACAATCTTTACTTAAATAACGTAAATGTACCTTCTTACCTACTTTGGAGTATCGTTCTGTAATCTTATTCAAGGCTTCTATTCCGCTCATATCTGCAACACGGCTCTCTTTAAAGTCGATAATTACCTCACTTGGGTCTCCTTGAACATCGAATTTTTCACTAAAAAGCGTGGTAGAGCCAAAGAATAAAGGACCATAGATTTCATAATGCTTTACTCCATTTTCATCCACATATTTTCTTGCACGAATTCTTTTTGCATTCTCCCAAGAATATGCCAATGCAGAAATAACTACACCTAACAAAACAGCTACTGCCAAGTTATGTGTAATTGCGGTAATCAAAGTCACCAATACCATAACTACAACATCTGAATTTGGCATTTTTCTAAAAGTCTTAAAGCTAGCCCATTCAAAAGTACCTATGGCCACCATAAACATTAAGCCAACCAATGCTGCCATTGGCAAACGCTCAATTACACTGGAACCAAACATGATAAATACCAATAACATAACCGCTGCGGTAATACCAGACAATCTTGCTCTTGCACCAGACGATGTATTAATTAAACTTTGACCGATCATAGCGCAGCCTCCCATACCGGATAAGAATCCTGATAAAATGTTAGCTGAACCTTGTGCTACACATTCCCTATTACTACTACCTCTAGTTTCGGTAATTTCATCTATAATATTTAAGGTCAATAAACTCTCTATTAAACCAACACCCGCTACAATTGCTGCAAACGGGAAAATGATTTTAAAAGATTCGAATGTCAACGGTATCTGTGGAATAGATAATGGTGGAAAACCACCCTTAATAGACTCACCTTCTCTCATGGTATCCGCTACGGTTAATGTATCTATACTGAACCCGATAACTATGGCAGAAACAACTACAATTGCGACCAGGGAAGAAGGTACTGCCTTTGTTAACTTTGGTAATCCCCATATAATTAACATGGTCAATACTGTTAACCCTAACATCATAGCCATATTCATACCTGTTAGTAGTTGGTCTGTTCCTTTCTGATAAAAATTAGGAAACTGAGCCATAAATATGATAATCGCTAAACCGTTTACAAAACCAAACATTACCGGATGCGGTACTAAACGAATGAATTTTCCTAAACGTAATACTCCCGCTAATATTTGTAAAACACCCGCCACAATTACAGTAGCAAAAACATAATTTAAAATGGTCTCTGGCTCTATTCCAGGGAAGTTTCTTTTCAATTCTAATATCAACCCGATGAAAACAACCGCTACTGCACCTGTAGCACCAGAAATCATGCCTGGTCTACCTCCGAAAATTGAGGTTATCAAAGCTAGGACAAATGCCGCGTATAATCCTGTTAAAGGCGAAAAACCTGGTATTAATGCAAAAGCAATAGCCTCGGGCACTAAGGCCAATGCTACCGTTAATCCTGATAGGATTTCTGTTTTATAATCTACTTTTTGTTTAAAATTGAATAAATTGAAAATCTTCGCCATGTACCTCTAACTTTAAAGGGCGCAAAAATAGTAATATTTACCGGCCTCACCACAAACATGCTGATTATTACCAAATTATCTATCTACCAGCTCTTTAATCCCAATAATTTCTCTCCTATGGGAGATAATTTAGCAGTATCATATTTAGTTTGTTCCCAATTACGTGGATCACCAGGAAATGCATAACCTTCTGGCGCAATTTTATTTTTCCAAGAGTTTACCCTCCAATTACGCATTTCTTCATTTTCTGGCTCTGCAGGCATCATTGAAATATACTGTGCTATTCTAACTTTATCCTTCGACTTATTTGGTCTAATACCATGTGGTTCGGTGCTATTGAAAATCAGTAAATCACCTGCCATCATTTTCACTTTTACAATTTTATCTTCTAAACCCTCTAATGAAGGTTGAAAATGGTCTCGGTCTTCTGGCTGCGTTAATTTCCACGAATCGTAATTACGGTATAACCATGGTATACATTGAAATCCACCCATATTCTCATCATCTTGATCAGCCAATGCTAATACTCCTTGCACGTTTTGCGGTTTGGTTTCTGGATCATAATCCCAATGTATAAATCCTTTATTATCTACTCCTGGTGGTAATGGAAAATTAAGATTTGCGCGATCAATAGTTACCCATAATTTTTCTGTTCCCCAAACATCTACAAAGGCATCATATACTCTTTGTGTTTGTCTATTGTTCCATAAATGTTGATGGTTATACACCTCAACCATGCCTGTTCCTGTTAATTCTTTCATTTGTATTTCTGCTCGTGGTGGCGCATACCATGTTGAAGTATCTGTGGGACTCTTTTCATCAAACTCCCATAAAAAATCTGCAGTAGCTTTTGCTTGCTCTAGAGGTACAGCATTTTTTATGACAATATATCCATTCTCCTTCCAGAATTTCCAATCTTCTTCGCTGAGTACACGAAGTGATTTGCCGTTAGATCTATCGTTTAAGTTTTGCTTACTGCTTGTTGCCGTTGATGGATTACCTGGTATATCTTTGTGCGCTTTATTACCCTGTTCCACTTTGTTGTTTGTCTGTTGCATTAGTATAAAAATTTAAGGTTGAACTATAGTATAAAACTACTGAGCCTTAGCAACTTGAACTACCGTAATATTGACCACTATTTGAACTATATTGATTAAAAACAATCATTATGACAAAATTATGCGCAATTTTGTTACATTTAGCTCATGAAAATTGAGTTAGAAACTATTGAGCCAGTAAGTAAAAGTCCGTTTCGTTTACTGCACGACCCCAAACTGAGTCATCTCTTTTATTGGCATTTTCACCCTGAATATGAAATCGTTTATATAGAAGGTGCTAATGGAACAAGGCATGTAGGCGACCATATTTCCGAATATGAAGAAACCGATTTGGTTCTAATAGGTTCTAATATACCACACCTAAATTTTGACTATGGTGTAAAAACAACGTACCGTGAAGAAGTTGTACATATAAAGCCTTCTTTTAAAAGTACTTTTGTAGA
The genomic region above belongs to Maribacter hydrothermalis and contains:
- the trxA gene encoding thioredoxin, with translation MKASFSDIIKGDTPVLVDFFADWCGPCKTLAPILKDVKGDLGDAIKVVKIDVDKNQTLASQYQVRGVPTMILFKDGKQVWRQSGVVPKNELLQIIKSN
- a CDS encoding lactonase family protein, coding for MKNKVGLLIAIIGLVILNSCKMEESKIEEVLFVGTYTDNGSEGIYRYSLNLDTGELTNKSLAAKIKSPSYLAFSPDKNSLYAVSEVDNYKNEDGSITTFRVKDTTLTEVAVQSTHGAHPCFVGVSDDGKLVAVANYTGGNVAVFSALDNGNLKPSPQVIDHKVLDTSRTAHAHMAAFLNDELIVSDLGLDRIKRYKEFDGKFVSSEQKELVVAEGAGPRHFVISKDAEFLYVINELNSTITMFKKDEGKYYGKETYDTVASDFKGESYCADLHLSPDGKYLYGTNRGENTVVIFEVDQITGKLKLVGRESVIGDWPRNFTIDPTGKYLLVANQRSNNIVVFNRDAENGTLSFVSQVDLPSPVCLKFY
- a CDS encoding SulP family inorganic anion transporter; translated protein: MAKIFNLFNFKQKVDYKTEILSGLTVALALVPEAIAFALIPGFSPLTGLYAAFVLALITSIFGGRPGMISGATGAVAVVFIGLILELKRNFPGIEPETILNYVFATVIVAGVLQILAGVLRLGKFIRLVPHPVMFGFVNGLAIIIFMAQFPNFYQKGTDQLLTGMNMAMMLGLTVLTMLIIWGLPKLTKAVPSSLVAIVVVSAIVIGFSIDTLTVADTMREGESIKGGFPPLSIPQIPLTFESFKIIFPFAAIVAGVGLIESLLTLNIIDEITETRGSSNRECVAQGSANILSGFLSGMGGCAMIGQSLINTSSGARARLSGITAAVMLLVFIMFGSSVIERLPMAALVGLMFMVAIGTFEWASFKTFRKMPNSDVVVMVLVTLITAITHNLAVAVLLGVVISALAYSWENAKRIRARKYVDENGVKHYEIYGPLFFGSTTLFSEKFDVQGDPSEVIIDFKESRVADMSGIEALNKITERYSKVGKKVHLRYLSKDCIRLLANAEDIIDVNVMEDPTYKVMVDKL
- a CDS encoding phytanoyl-CoA dioxygenase family protein, giving the protein MQQTNNKVEQGNKAHKDIPGNPSTATSSKQNLNDRSNGKSLRVLSEEDWKFWKENGYIVIKNAVPLEQAKATADFLWEFDEKSPTDTSTWYAPPRAEIQMKELTGTGMVEVYNHQHLWNNRQTQRVYDAFVDVWGTEKLWVTIDRANLNFPLPPGVDNKGFIHWDYDPETKPQNVQGVLALADQDDENMGGFQCIPWLYRNYDSWKLTQPEDRDHFQPSLEGLEDKIVKVKMMAGDLLIFNSTEPHGIRPNKSKDKVRIAQYISMMPAEPENEEMRNWRVNSWKNKIAPEGYAFPGDPRNWEQTKYDTAKLSPIGEKLLGLKSW